A region of the Williamwhitmania sp. genome:
TCGAAACTAAAGGCATGGTGAATTTAAATATTGTTCCTCTCCCCTCTTCACTTTCAACCCAAATATGCCCACTATTCTTCTCCACAAAATCTTTACACAGCAACAGCCCAAGCCCTGTGCCTTTCTCACCTGCAGTTCCCGTGGTTGAGCTAAATGTTGAAGTATCAAATAGATTTGCAATCTCAGCAGGTTTAATTCCAACTCCATTGTCGGATACGTTGATAACCACCTCTCCCCCACTACTAACTGCATAAAGGGTAATATCGCCTCCGGAATTTGTAAATTTTATGGCATTAGAAATAAGGTTGCGCAGGACTGTTTTAAGCATCTCAACATCAGCAAAAAGGGTAAAATTCTCCTCAGCAAACTGCTTGATATTAATGTTTTTAGCATCAGCCGCCCGCTTTAAACTTTCAACAACCTCACTGCAAATGTCCAAGAAGTTCACCTTTTGCGGATTAAACGGCAGCTTCCCCGATTGCGCTCGTGCCCATAGTAAGGTATCTTCCAGTAAGCCAAACGTGCTTTTTGCCGTTTCGTTAATAATTTTCACCTGAGACTTAATCGTGTACTTATCGTAGTTGTCAATATTGTTGAGTAATAATTCGGAGAACCCAATTAGTGAATTAAACGGAGTTTTTAAATCGTGCGCAAGAATGGACAAAAAGCGATCCTTGTCTGCATTTAGCTCCCTCAACTGGTTGTTTAGGTTGACCAGCTCATCTTGCTCCTGTTTAAGTTTGGTAATATCGGATGAAACACCAATTAAAGCAATTGGGGCGTAGTTCTCATCATAAACAATAGATGTTGAGAGGCTAACGGTGAACTCACTGCCATCTTTTCTTACATTCAATAGCTCCCCCTTCCATCCGCCACTTAGAGTGGCAACCAAAATCTCGTCCACAATGGTGCTACTGTTGTTAGGCGAGGTAATCATGGAAATATGCTTTCCCTCCAGCTCGTCCTCGGTATAGCCATAAGTCTTTATGAAGGACTCATTTACAAATATGATATTGTTCTCCGTATCGGTGATGCTCACACAGTCAGAAATACTTTTCAGCGCGTTTGCAAGCATTGTAATCTCTCTCTCGGCCTGCTTCTGCTCGGTTACGTCCTTAACAAAACCTAAATATTGGTTTTCATCAATTTTTACCGCACTCAACTCGCCCGTGAAAGTGGAGCCATCTTTTCTTAGAAGAGTGAGCTCGCGGGAGTATTTGCCGGTGGTTTGTAAGGCGAAAATCGCCACCTTAAATCCTCTGGAGTTCTCTTGAATGGACATTTGAGAGGCATGCATGGTTAGAATCTCTTCGCGCGAATATCCTAATAGTTCACATGCAGCCATGTTAACATCGACATAAAAGCCAGCAGCGTTTATCACAAAAACCCCATCAGGAGCACTTTCAACGTAGCTTCGAAATTTTGATAAAAGCACCTCGGCACGCTGCCTTTCGTTGGTATAGTGCCTGTGGACAAAACGAATAATCAGAAAAATAAATAATGATGAGTATAGGGCGGTTAAAAAATTATCGAACCAATGAAATGTTTCAGAAGGAATTTTAACAATTAAGTCCGGTCTTAAAAGTTGAATGAGATAAACAACAACGATCAGCGCAATAAACAACGAAATAACATATTTCTTTACCCTATAAGGGACAATAAGTAGCGCCAGCATCAGAACCACCAAGGCAATCATCATGTCTGGACTATTAATACCACCATCAAACACCCATATGGTAAAAATGCCCAAAAAGGAGACTACAACTATTGGAATTTTAAGGGGTTCCATGATGTCCCTAAATCGGGCAAACCAGTATATGGTGAGAAGGGAGCCAAGCAGTACAAGGTTGGTTACAAGGGCAACGGTGGAGGGTGAAATAACTAATACGATGCTGGTGGCTACAACGCTAATCACGATTGCCAGCACAATGGCTGAAAGATAGAGCCGATTCTCCAGGGAGAGAATCTTATCCTCTGCTGCAAGGTAGCTATAGGCTATACCAATTCTACTTTTAGCCATTTTACTCCAATTAACCCTCTCAACGCACAAATGGAGATCATCCTAATAGTCCCTCTACATTCAATGGACTCGATTCACCATAGCCCTATCTAAATGCGACCGATATTCCAAGCACTTCTTTAAGTTATGACCAAGATAAACAACTGATTGCTTACCAAAAAAAGACCAATCGCAGTTTGGTGAATGTAGCCCATTAATGGTTCACTGCACCGGACCAATCGATGATATTGATCAATGCTA
Encoded here:
- a CDS encoding PAS domain-containing sensor histidine kinase, whose product is MAKSRIGIAYSYLAAEDKILSLENRLYLSAIVLAIVISVVATSIVLVISPSTVALVTNLVLLGSLLTIYWFARFRDIMEPLKIPIVVVSFLGIFTIWVFDGGINSPDMMIALVVLMLALLIVPYRVKKYVISLFIALIVVVYLIQLLRPDLIVKIPSETFHWFDNFLTALYSSLFIFLIIRFVHRHYTNERQRAEVLLSKFRSYVESAPDGVFVINAAGFYVDVNMAACELLGYSREEILTMHASQMSIQENSRGFKVAIFALQTTGKYSRELTLLRKDGSTFTGELSAVKIDENQYLGFVKDVTEQKQAEREITMLANALKSISDCVSITDTENNIIFVNESFIKTYGYTEDELEGKHISMITSPNNSSTIVDEILVATLSGGWKGELLNVRKDGSEFTVSLSTSIVYDENYAPIALIGVSSDITKLKQEQDELVNLNNQLRELNADKDRFLSILAHDLKTPFNSLIGFSELLLNNIDNYDKYTIKSQVKIINETAKSTFGLLEDTLLWARAQSGKLPFNPQKVNFLDICSEVVESLKRAADAKNINIKQFAEENFTLFADVEMLKTVLRNLISNAIKFTNSGGDITLYAVSSGGEVVINVSDNGVGIKPAEIANLFDTSTFSSTTGTAGEKGTGLGLLLCKDFVEKNSGHIWVESEEGRGTIFKFTMPLVSN